The following are encoded in a window of Miltoncostaea marina genomic DNA:
- a CDS encoding DUF3237 family protein, whose amino-acid sequence MRLEPLYRAVFRYPDGGRGTVLEGEAGSEGHYFFVADGTVEGRVTGRLTAANHPRSRVDKNALPDIQGAIETDDGATIVFDWRGFARPYPPEGRQIVVAGTHVCGDGRYSWLNDVVCVGTGEFRPQDGPVEARGVVGARVDFVIDFAELVWEPIPR is encoded by the coding sequence ATGAGGCTCGAACCGCTCTACCGCGCCGTGTTCCGCTACCCCGACGGCGGTCGCGGGACCGTCCTCGAGGGCGAGGCCGGCAGCGAGGGGCACTACTTCTTCGTCGCCGACGGGACCGTCGAGGGCCGGGTCACCGGCCGGCTGACGGCCGCCAACCACCCCCGCTCGCGCGTCGACAAGAACGCGCTGCCCGACATCCAGGGGGCGATCGAGACCGACGACGGCGCGACGATCGTCTTCGACTGGCGCGGGTTCGCCCGCCCGTACCCGCCGGAGGGCCGGCAGATCGTCGTCGCGGGGACCCACGTCTGCGGCGACGGGCGCTACTCCTGGCTCAACGACGTCGTCTGCGTGGGCACGGGCGAGTTCCGCCCGCAGGACGGCCCCGTCGAGGCGCGCGGCGTGGTGGGCGCCCGCGTCGACTTCGTGATCGACTTCGCCGAGCTCGTCTGGGAGCCCATCCCCCGCTGA
- a CDS encoding ABC transporter ATP-binding protein, protein MSAPLVFDGVSRWYGDTVALADVSFALEPGVTGLLGHNGAGKSTALKLCAGFTRPSSGTVRVLGEDLAANPAAYRRIGIAHDRDALWPFLTARAMVALCARLRGVADPEAAADRALAEVGLADAADRRLKGFSHGMRQRVKLAQALAHDPEVLLLDEPLNGLDPGRRRHVVELVHRLGEEGRTVLVSSHVLHEVERMAPRVIVLVNGHLVASGATAAIRELIAERPRSFRIEAPGAARALARELVGAGLVESVRLDDGAIVVECEDVERFTRGLAPLARDAGARLRRVEPVGDDLESVYAYLHERARGVGR, encoded by the coding sequence ATGAGCGCGCCCCTCGTCTTCGACGGCGTCTCGCGCTGGTACGGCGACACCGTCGCCCTGGCCGACGTCTCGTTCGCCCTCGAGCCCGGCGTCACCGGCCTGCTGGGGCACAACGGCGCCGGCAAGTCGACCGCGCTGAAGCTCTGCGCCGGCTTCACCCGCCCGAGCAGCGGCACCGTGCGCGTGCTCGGCGAAGACCTGGCGGCCAACCCGGCCGCCTACCGGCGCATCGGCATCGCGCACGACCGCGACGCGCTGTGGCCGTTCCTCACCGCGCGGGCGATGGTCGCGCTGTGTGCCCGCCTGCGCGGCGTCGCCGACCCCGAGGCCGCCGCCGACCGCGCGCTGGCCGAGGTCGGCCTGGCGGACGCGGCCGACCGCAGGCTGAAGGGCTTCTCGCACGGCATGCGCCAGCGCGTGAAGCTGGCCCAGGCGCTGGCCCACGATCCTGAGGTGCTGCTGCTCGACGAGCCGCTCAACGGCCTCGACCCGGGGCGCCGCCGCCACGTGGTCGAGCTCGTCCACCGGCTCGGCGAGGAGGGGCGCACGGTGCTCGTGTCCTCTCACGTGCTGCACGAGGTGGAGCGGATGGCGCCGCGGGTGATCGTGCTGGTCAACGGCCACCTGGTGGCGAGCGGGGCGACCGCGGCCATCCGGGAGCTCATCGCCGAGCGGCCCCGCAGCTTCCGCATCGAGGCGCCCGGCGCCGCCCGCGCCCTCGCGCGCGAGCTGGTCGGCGCGGGCCTCGTCGAGTCGGTGCGGCTCGACGACGGCGCGATCGTCGTCGAGTGCGAGGACGTCGAGCGCTTCACCCGCGGGCTGGCCCCGCTGGCGCGCGACGCCGGCGCGCGGCTGCGCCGGGTGGAGCCGGTGGGCGACGACCTCGAGAGCGTCTACGCCTACCTGCACGAGCGCGCCCGGGGCGTGGGCCGGTGA
- a CDS encoding D-glucuronyl C5-epimerase family protein codes for MVPPRQLAALAAVGLGAAVIGFAGAAWLAGEPSPAAGPAPAAAAVAPAAAPEEALLEQPPSGPSPAAPAPPRPEGERERAPAPVPPPEGAPLPPGPPGPPRAEPPAGPASPPATTRGRAPAPPAPEPEPDPAPAPPPPRAVAEPAPPPEGVAIPAGEAPTGHEPARRQLVAALGRAAPGSVEEADIRRLLALWREALGPGGSAPPGRRATIARALRANAWWYARRAAPAARVLLRDADGVILTYRAGQAFAVNAVATTGRWRGLNADVPPEGLAAALLSMGVERRAGARRFLVWEYYDLPGDPAAIVPGPSGMAQARVALVMAYAAERTGDAAFARAALLALAALTVDVDRGGVRSMVSTAAGHPPAPWYVERAYPGAEPWTGGALNGFMVTLLNLRGAAAALDRAPGGGAVAATAAGLARDLADRGAASLARHLPDHDTGSWSLYGLLTPGRPWRSYLADLNYHCYHVRLLGRLAVTYPDLGFADVAARWQGYVERAGVACPAR; via the coding sequence GTGGTCCCCCCGCGCCAACTGGCCGCGCTGGCGGCGGTCGGGCTCGGCGCGGCCGTGATCGGCTTCGCCGGGGCCGCGTGGCTGGCCGGAGAGCCGTCGCCCGCGGCGGGCCCGGCGCCGGCCGCGGCCGCCGTGGCGCCGGCCGCCGCGCCCGAGGAGGCGCTGCTCGAGCAGCCCCCGTCCGGGCCGTCGCCGGCCGCGCCCGCGCCGCCGCGGCCGGAGGGGGAGCGCGAGCGGGCGCCGGCCCCCGTGCCGCCTCCGGAGGGGGCGCCGCTCCCGCCGGGCCCGCCGGGGCCGCCGCGAGCCGAGCCGCCGGCCGGCCCCGCCAGCCCTCCCGCCACGACCCGCGGGCGCGCGCCCGCCCCGCCCGCGCCGGAACCGGAGCCGGATCCGGCTCCGGCGCCACCGCCCCCGCGGGCCGTGGCCGAGCCTGCGCCGCCCCCCGAGGGCGTGGCGATCCCGGCCGGCGAGGCGCCCACGGGGCACGAGCCGGCGCGCCGGCAGCTCGTGGCGGCGCTGGGGCGGGCGGCGCCGGGGTCGGTCGAGGAGGCGGACATCCGGCGCCTGCTGGCGCTGTGGCGCGAGGCGCTCGGGCCGGGGGGTTCGGCCCCGCCGGGCCGGCGGGCGACGATCGCGCGGGCCCTCCGTGCCAACGCATGGTGGTACGCGCGCCGGGCCGCGCCCGCCGCCCGGGTGCTGCTGCGCGACGCCGACGGGGTGATCCTCACCTACCGGGCGGGTCAGGCGTTCGCGGTCAACGCCGTCGCCACCACCGGCCGCTGGCGCGGGCTCAACGCCGACGTGCCGCCCGAGGGGCTCGCCGCGGCGCTCCTCTCGATGGGCGTGGAGCGGCGCGCCGGCGCGCGGCGCTTCCTGGTGTGGGAATACTACGACCTCCCCGGCGACCCGGCCGCGATCGTGCCCGGCCCCTCCGGGATGGCGCAGGCCCGGGTGGCCCTCGTCATGGCCTACGCCGCCGAGCGCACGGGCGACGCGGCCTTCGCCCGCGCCGCCCTGCTCGCGCTGGCCGCCCTCACGGTCGACGTCGACCGCGGCGGCGTGCGCAGCATGGTCTCGACCGCGGCCGGCCACCCGCCGGCGCCCTGGTACGTGGAGCGCGCCTACCCGGGCGCGGAGCCCTGGACCGGCGGCGCGCTCAACGGCTTCATGGTGACGCTGCTCAACCTGCGCGGCGCCGCCGCCGCGCTCGACCGCGCCCCCGGCGGCGGCGCCGTGGCCGCGACGGCCGCCGGACTGGCGCGGGACCTCGCCGACCGCGGCGCCGCCAGCCTGGCGCGCCACCTCCCGGACCACGACACCGGCTCGTGGAGCCTCTACGGTCTGCTCACGCCCGGCCGGCCCTGGCGCTCGTACCTCGCCGACCTCAACTACCACTGCTACCACGTCCGGCTACTGGGACGGCTGGCCGTCACCTATCCCGATCTCGGCTTCGCCGACGTCGCCGCCCGCTGGCAGGGCTACGTCGAGCGGGCGGGCGTGGCGTGCCCAGCGCGGTGA
- a CDS encoding inositol-3-phosphate synthase has product MSDTVNVAIIGVGNCAASLVQGVEYYKDADPAGFVPGLMHVDLGGYHVRDVKFTAAFDINATKVGTDLSAAIFAEPNNTIKLCDVPNLGVEVHRGMTHDGLGKYLSEVITKADGPTADIAGILRDTNTHVVVSYLPVGSENATKWYVEQILRAGCAFVNCVPVFIGREPYWQQRFAERGLPIVGDDIKSQVGATIVHRQLARLMRERGVKLAHTSQLNFGGNTDFLNMLERERLESKKISKTNAVTSILDDEIAKDDVHIGPSDYVPWLTDRKWAHIRLEGAGFGDVPINIELKLEVWDSPNSAGIVIDAVRCAKLAMDRGIGGTLEGPSSYFMKSPPVQHPDAEAHDLTEAFIAGRDGSSQTGGAAPAAGHQAEEPVRQ; this is encoded by the coding sequence GTGAGCGACACCGTCAACGTAGCGATCATCGGGGTGGGCAACTGCGCCGCATCCCTGGTGCAGGGCGTCGAGTACTACAAGGACGCCGATCCCGCGGGCTTCGTGCCGGGGCTCATGCACGTCGACCTCGGCGGCTACCACGTCCGCGACGTGAAGTTCACGGCGGCGTTCGACATCAACGCCACGAAGGTCGGCACGGACCTGTCCGCCGCGATCTTCGCCGAGCCCAACAACACCATCAAGCTGTGCGACGTGCCGAATCTCGGCGTCGAGGTGCACCGCGGCATGACCCACGACGGCCTCGGCAAGTACCTCTCCGAGGTCATCACCAAAGCCGACGGCCCGACCGCCGACATCGCGGGCATCCTGCGCGACACGAACACGCACGTGGTCGTGAGCTATCTGCCGGTCGGCTCGGAGAACGCCACCAAGTGGTACGTCGAGCAGATCCTGCGCGCCGGCTGCGCGTTCGTGAACTGCGTGCCGGTCTTCATCGGCCGCGAGCCGTACTGGCAGCAGCGCTTCGCCGAGCGCGGCCTGCCGATCGTCGGCGACGACATCAAGAGCCAGGTGGGCGCGACCATCGTGCACCGCCAGCTCGCCCGCCTGATGCGCGAGCGCGGGGTCAAGCTGGCCCACACCTCGCAGCTCAACTTCGGCGGCAACACGGACTTCCTCAACATGCTCGAGCGCGAGCGGCTCGAGTCGAAGAAGATCTCCAAGACCAACGCGGTCACCTCGATCCTCGACGACGAGATCGCCAAGGACGACGTCCACATCGGCCCGAGCGACTACGTGCCGTGGCTGACGGACCGCAAGTGGGCCCACATCCGCCTCGAGGGCGCCGGCTTCGGCGACGTGCCGATCAACATCGAGCTCAAGCTCGAGGTGTGGGACTCGCCCAACTCGGCCGGCATCGTCATCGACGCCGTCCGCTGCGCCAAGCTCGCGATGGACCGCGGCATCGGCGGCACGCTGGAGGGCCCGTCGTCGTACTTCATGAAGAGCCCGCCGGTGCAGCACCCGGACGCCGAGGCGCACGACCTCACCGAGGCGTTCATCGCCGGCCGCGACGGCTCGAGCCAGACCGGCGGCGCGGCACCCGCCGCCGGCCACCAGGCCGAGGAGCCCGTCCGCCAGTAG
- a CDS encoding PilZ domain-containing protein — protein MASATRSVSAVPDRRRAPRIPVDTQVRISAASGGWVATAVNASERGLLVGGSGPVRAAPGEAVKLRLELDGGPTEVAAEIVRVEPGAGWVAFRFTGEPQRIAGGPRRRVRKSRAMPREPRPRTAVRAELRSLSALVYEQALMDAEAAPVETLLAWADGLAAELGVAGVGDPHDNRAFLHAMVQVSHDADRDLGG, from the coding sequence ATGGCGTCCGCGACCCGATCCGTCTCCGCCGTACCCGACCGCCGCCGCGCGCCGCGCATCCCGGTGGACACGCAGGTGCGGATCAGCGCCGCGTCTGGCGGCTGGGTCGCGACGGCGGTCAACGCCTCCGAGCGCGGCCTGCTCGTGGGCGGATCCGGGCCCGTGCGCGCCGCGCCCGGCGAGGCCGTCAAGCTGCGCCTCGAGCTCGACGGCGGCCCCACGGAGGTGGCCGCGGAGATCGTGCGCGTGGAGCCCGGGGCCGGCTGGGTGGCCTTCCGCTTCACCGGCGAGCCGCAGCGCATCGCCGGCGGGCCGCGGCGGCGGGTCCGCAAGAGCCGGGCCATGCCCAGGGAGCCGCGGCCGCGGACCGCCGTGCGCGCCGAGCTGCGCTCCCTGTCCGCCCTGGTCTACGAGCAGGCGCTGATGGACGCCGAGGCCGCGCCGGTCGAGACGCTGCTCGCCTGGGCCGACGGCCTCGCCGCCGAGCTCGGCGTGGCGGGCGTCGGCGACCCGCACGACAACCGGGCGTTCCTCCACGCCATGGTGCAGGTCTCGCACGACGCCGACCGCGACCTCGGCGGCTGA
- a CDS encoding ABC transporter permease subunit, translating to MSTGAGDAQVSDVRYSRYSGVRRGRWAGVLSLARWGALRSLGARRGWRAKAIPIALILLAVAPAVIVLGVRALFAEQSGIDLSDALPYSEYQAIIGVVILVFAAVTTPELLCPDRRDGTLALYFSTAVSRREYLAGRLLAAVVPLLLVTLVPLLVLYCGVLVFEEFPLAYLQDTWDELPRIVAAGLVNAVYYAVIGLAVASLTTRRAFAVGGYLLLLVAPTIVGGLLSEVFPDSDAVQLMNLSVLPISFAGELFPDASDDIPNDLWQWGLVYAVVVGVAAAVLLFRYRRGAEG from the coding sequence GTGAGCACGGGCGCCGGCGACGCCCAGGTCAGCGACGTCCGCTACTCGCGCTACTCCGGCGTCCGCCGGGGGCGCTGGGCGGGGGTGCTGTCGCTGGCGCGCTGGGGCGCCCTGCGCTCCCTGGGCGCGCGGCGCGGCTGGCGGGCGAAGGCGATCCCGATCGCGCTCATCCTGCTGGCGGTGGCGCCGGCGGTGATCGTGCTCGGCGTGCGCGCGCTGTTCGCAGAGCAGAGCGGCATCGACCTCTCGGACGCCCTGCCCTACTCCGAGTACCAGGCGATCATCGGGGTGGTGATCCTCGTGTTCGCGGCGGTCACCACGCCGGAGCTGCTGTGCCCCGACCGCCGCGACGGCACGCTGGCGCTCTACTTCTCGACCGCGGTCAGCCGCCGCGAGTACCTGGCCGGGCGGCTGCTGGCCGCGGTCGTGCCGCTGCTGCTGGTGACTCTCGTGCCGCTGCTCGTCCTCTACTGCGGCGTGCTGGTCTTCGAGGAGTTCCCGCTCGCCTACCTGCAGGACACGTGGGACGAGCTGCCCCGCATCGTGGCCGCGGGCCTCGTCAACGCCGTCTACTACGCCGTGATCGGGCTGGCGGTGGCGTCGCTCACCACGCGCCGGGCGTTCGCCGTCGGCGGCTACCTGCTGCTGCTCGTGGCGCCGACGATCGTCGGCGGGTTGCTGAGCGAGGTCTTCCCCGACAGCGACGCGGTGCAGCTGATGAACCTCTCCGTGCTGCCCATCTCGTTCGCCGGCGAGCTCTTCCCCGACGCGAGCGACGACATCCCCAACGACCTGTGGCAGTGGGGGCTCGTCTACGCCGTGGTGGTGGGCGTCGCCGCCGCGGTGCTGCTGTTCCGCTACCGGCGCGGCGCCGAGGGATGA
- a CDS encoding YciI family protein: MFVLLARYTRPIEEVDALLEEHKAWIGRNADRILLTAREEPLVGGLILARAGSVDEVWEMIREDPFHAAGMSEYEVREYRPVRAAPGLEGLLDPAGG; the protein is encoded by the coding sequence ATGTTCGTGCTGCTCGCCCGCTACACCAGGCCGATCGAGGAGGTCGACGCCCTCCTCGAGGAGCACAAGGCCTGGATCGGCCGCAACGCCGACCGGATCCTGCTGACCGCCCGCGAGGAGCCGCTCGTCGGCGGCCTCATCCTCGCCCGCGCCGGCAGCGTCGACGAGGTGTGGGAGATGATCCGCGAGGACCCGTTCCACGCGGCCGGCATGTCCGAGTACGAGGTGCGCGAGTACCGGCCGGTGCGCGCCGCCCCGGGCCTGGAGGGGCTGCTGGACCCGGCCGGCGGCTAG
- a CDS encoding recombinase family protein: protein MDRPLIGYLRVAPRERAADRPGLDAQRAELERAARERGWRLVRVEEDVRSGRSLRRPGLRAALAACRAGEAEGIAVARLDRLTYSLTDLAELVREAVDGGYTLVALQPEVDISADGGRAVGEVLAEAATWHPRASTTVGRALAGRPGRPSSTPPHVAARIRELRGQGMTLQAICDTLNAEQVPTPRGGAEWRPTSLRSVLR from the coding sequence GTGGACCGGCCGCTCATCGGATACCTGCGCGTCGCGCCCCGCGAGCGGGCGGCGGACCGGCCGGGCCTGGACGCCCAGCGCGCCGAGCTGGAGCGCGCCGCCCGCGAGCGCGGGTGGCGCCTGGTGCGCGTGGAGGAGGACGTCCGCTCGGGGCGCAGCCTCCGCCGGCCGGGCCTGCGCGCGGCGCTCGCGGCATGCCGCGCGGGCGAGGCCGAGGGTATCGCAGTCGCCCGGCTCGACCGGCTGACCTACTCGCTCACCGACCTGGCCGAGCTGGTGCGCGAGGCGGTCGACGGCGGCTACACCCTCGTCGCGCTGCAGCCGGAGGTCGACATCTCGGCCGACGGCGGCCGGGCGGTGGGGGAGGTGCTCGCCGAGGCCGCCACCTGGCACCCGCGCGCGAGCACCACCGTCGGCCGCGCGCTGGCCGGCCGCCCCGGCCGGCCGTCCTCGACGCCGCCGCACGTGGCCGCGCGCATCCGCGAGCTACGGGGGCAGGGCATGACGCTCCAGGCGATCTGCGACACCCTGAACGCCGAGCAGGTGCCCACGCCGCGCGGCGGCGCCGAGTGGCGCCCCACCTCGCTGCGCTCCGTCCTGCGCTAG
- a CDS encoding MMPL family transporter encodes MSQHREMDHRHEGALAGLARACARHRWRTVLIWIVAAAAIVTASATAGGTLVDEFTIPDSDAQRATDLLEQRFEQRAGDSAQLVFAVEDGRLDGGASRQAVQRALAAAGGIPGVEDVGDPFAGTGGQLSDDGRVAFSDVQFSEAAFDVPVDDVERFQDDTLAAVEGSGVQLEFAGQVIQAAQPVETGTSELLGIVAAIIILIVMLGSAVAAGLPIVLALISVGLGTSLLLLAAAVSNFNTITPVLATMLGLGVGIDYALFIVTRFRQALHDGHSPEDSAAIAAATAGRAVLFAGITVAISISALAVIGLDFITKLGLGAAITVVTAVAAAVTLLPAILSLLGHRIDTGRLPFMKPKDDSLAAQERSPVARWGRLVTRNAHKFGIAATVLVLVLCIPVFDAQLGASDAGSAPPDTTTRKAYDLLVDGFGAGFNGPLLVAVDEGAGGDGAERLAAAFRRVDGVENVPDPIANEAGDTGIVTVYPTTSPQDAATQDLVEELRSDVIPATLEGTGAAAFVGGPTAAFEDVAQRIYERLPLFLMAVIGITFVLLSMAFRSIVVALKASITTLGSAFASFGILIAVFQWGWLQGLIGLDRTGPIESFVPVIVFSILFGLSMDYEVFLASRIREEYALGAGARPAITRGIAAIGRVVVAAALIMTVVFLSFLLGEDRIIKEFGLALGMAILIDAFLVRLIIVPAIMHLMDERMWYMPRWLDRALPRLTIEPPTVLVDDADRPRPAAPGRPAAEEA; translated from the coding sequence ATGAGCCAGCACCGAGAGATGGACCACCGGCACGAGGGCGCGCTCGCGGGCCTGGCGCGCGCGTGCGCGCGTCACCGCTGGCGGACGGTGCTCATCTGGATCGTGGCGGCGGCCGCGATCGTGACCGCCTCGGCCACCGCCGGCGGCACGCTCGTGGACGAGTTCACGATCCCCGACTCGGACGCCCAGCGCGCCACCGACCTGCTCGAGCAGCGCTTCGAGCAGCGCGCCGGCGACTCGGCCCAGCTCGTCTTCGCCGTCGAGGACGGCCGGCTGGACGGCGGCGCGTCCCGCCAGGCCGTGCAGCGCGCGCTGGCGGCGGCCGGCGGGATCCCCGGCGTCGAGGACGTCGGCGACCCCTTCGCCGGGACCGGCGGGCAGCTCAGCGACGACGGGCGCGTGGCGTTCTCGGACGTCCAGTTCTCCGAGGCCGCGTTCGACGTGCCGGTCGACGACGTCGAGCGCTTCCAGGACGACACGCTGGCGGCCGTCGAGGGCTCGGGCGTCCAGCTCGAGTTCGCGGGGCAGGTCATCCAGGCCGCCCAGCCGGTCGAGACCGGCACCAGCGAGCTCCTCGGCATCGTCGCGGCGATCATCATCCTGATCGTGATGCTGGGCAGCGCGGTCGCCGCGGGGCTGCCGATCGTGCTCGCGCTGATCTCGGTGGGCCTCGGCACCTCCCTGCTGCTGCTCGCCGCGGCGGTCAGCAACTTCAACACCATCACGCCCGTGCTGGCCACGATGCTCGGCCTCGGCGTGGGCATCGACTACGCGCTGTTCATCGTCACCCGCTTCCGGCAGGCGCTCCACGACGGGCACTCCCCGGAGGACTCCGCGGCGATCGCGGCGGCCACCGCCGGGCGGGCCGTGCTGTTCGCCGGGATCACGGTGGCGATCTCGATCTCGGCCCTGGCCGTGATCGGGCTCGACTTCATCACGAAGCTCGGCCTCGGGGCGGCGATCACGGTGGTCACCGCCGTCGCCGCGGCGGTCACCCTCCTGCCCGCCATCCTCAGCCTGCTCGGGCACCGCATCGACACGGGCCGGCTGCCCTTCATGAAGCCGAAGGACGACTCGCTCGCCGCCCAGGAGCGCTCGCCCGTGGCGCGCTGGGGCCGCCTGGTGACGCGCAACGCGCACAAGTTCGGCATCGCGGCCACGGTGCTCGTGCTGGTGCTCTGCATCCCGGTGTTCGACGCGCAGCTGGGGGCATCCGACGCCGGGTCGGCCCCCCCTGACACGACGACGCGCAAGGCGTACGACCTGCTCGTGGACGGCTTCGGCGCGGGCTTCAACGGCCCGCTGCTGGTCGCGGTGGACGAGGGCGCCGGCGGCGACGGCGCCGAGCGGCTCGCCGCGGCGTTCCGCCGGGTCGACGGCGTCGAGAACGTCCCGGACCCGATCGCCAACGAGGCCGGCGACACGGGCATCGTGACGGTCTACCCCACCACCTCGCCCCAGGACGCGGCCACGCAGGACCTCGTGGAGGAGCTGCGCAGCGACGTGATCCCGGCCACGCTGGAGGGCACGGGTGCCGCCGCGTTCGTCGGCGGCCCGACGGCGGCGTTCGAGGACGTGGCCCAGCGCATCTACGAACGCCTGCCGCTGTTCCTGATGGCGGTGATCGGCATCACGTTCGTGCTGCTGTCGATGGCGTTCCGCTCGATCGTGGTCGCGCTGAAGGCCTCGATCACCACCCTCGGCTCGGCGTTCGCGAGCTTCGGCATCCTGATCGCGGTCTTCCAGTGGGGCTGGCTGCAGGGCCTCATCGGCCTCGACCGCACCGGCCCGATCGAGTCGTTCGTGCCCGTGATCGTGTTCTCGATCCTGTTCGGGCTGTCGATGGACTACGAGGTGTTCCTCGCCAGCCGCATCCGGGAGGAGTACGCGCTCGGCGCCGGGGCCCGCCCCGCCATCACCCGCGGCATCGCGGCGATCGGCCGGGTGGTCGTGGCCGCGGCGCTGATCATGACCGTGGTGTTCCTCTCGTTCCTGCTCGGCGAGGACCGGATCATCAAGGAGTTCGGGCTCGCGCTCGGGATGGCGATCCTGATCGACGCCTTCCTGGTGCGGTTGATCATCGTGCCGGCGATCATGCACCTGATGGACGAGCGCATGTGGTACATGCCGCGCTGGCTCGACCGGGCGCTGCCGCGCCTGACGATCGAGCCGCCCACGGTGCTCGTGGACGACGCCGACCGCCCGCGCCCGGCGGCCCCGGGCCGGCCGGCGGCCGAGGAGGCGTAG
- a CDS encoding ABC transporter permease, translated as MTGPPGVSWPVYRLTLRSLVAGRRLVALSVLVLVPVVAAIVFASAGEIDPRIFWARLLQRLVIPTVTAFVAVVIGASAIGEEREDGTILYLAATPLSRTTLVLTKVLAAWTLALALLVPSIVAAAAISLGDRFTAGQLAWPLAGVALSSLCYCAVSAWLSMTTRRPVVIGVLYILLWEGSIATFAASADRLSIAAYGRAIAVEGVQRVNAPDASAGAAVAILLIIGALATWAAARRLTRTELP; from the coding sequence GTGACCGGCCCGCCCGGCGTCTCGTGGCCGGTCTACCGGCTCACGCTGCGCAGCCTGGTCGCCGGGCGCCGACTGGTGGCGCTGTCGGTGCTGGTGCTGGTGCCGGTGGTCGCCGCCATCGTCTTCGCGAGCGCCGGCGAGATCGACCCACGCATCTTCTGGGCGCGCCTGCTGCAGCGCCTCGTCATCCCCACGGTGACGGCGTTCGTCGCCGTGGTGATCGGCGCGAGCGCGATCGGCGAGGAGCGCGAGGACGGCACGATCCTGTACCTCGCCGCCACCCCTCTCTCGCGCACGACGCTCGTGCTGACGAAGGTGCTGGCCGCCTGGACGCTGGCCCTGGCGCTGCTGGTGCCCTCGATCGTCGCCGCGGCCGCCATCAGCCTGGGCGACCGCTTCACCGCCGGCCAGCTCGCGTGGCCGCTGGCCGGCGTCGCGCTGTCGTCGCTCTGCTACTGCGCCGTCTCGGCCTGGCTGTCGATGACCACCCGCCGTCCGGTCGTCATCGGGGTGCTCTACATCCTGCTCTGGGAGGGCTCGATCGCGACGTTCGCCGCGTCGGCCGATCGCCTCTCGATCGCGGCCTACGGCCGGGCGATCGCCGTGGAGGGCGTGCAGCGGGTCAACGCGCCCGACGCCTCCGCGGGGGCCGCGGTGGCGATCCTGCTGATCATCGGCGCCCTCGCCACCTGGGCGGCGGCCCGCCGGCTCACCCGGACGGAGCTGCCGTAG
- a CDS encoding ABC transporter ATP-binding protein yields the protein MTTAAPTAPAPSATRLIATRDLARRFGAVQALDGVSVEITAAATGLLGANGAGKSTLMKTILGLVQPDAGSVEVLGIDAARHPGEVRRRLGYMPELDCLPLEMTARDLVVHMAELRGLPRRDAVLRASEVLFQVGLEEERSRLIGTFSTGMKQRTKLAQALVHAPELVVLDEPTNGLDPSGRDEMLTLVRRLSSELGIAVLMSSHVLEDVTRTCDAVVALRDGRVVTAGPIAAMAGAAGDGVIVRVAGDLAALEQALVRRGLRAERRDGDAVAVAGPSEEALLDGVRDAVAEAGVALRELRGAGPSLEDALVEAIG from the coding sequence GTGACCACCGCCGCCCCCACCGCCCCCGCGCCGAGCGCCACGCGGCTGATCGCCACCCGCGACCTCGCGCGCCGGTTCGGCGCCGTGCAGGCGCTCGACGGCGTCTCGGTGGAGATCACCGCCGCGGCCACCGGCCTGCTGGGCGCCAACGGCGCCGGCAAGTCGACGCTCATGAAGACGATCCTCGGCCTGGTGCAGCCGGACGCCGGCTCGGTCGAGGTGCTCGGCATCGACGCCGCCCGCCACCCCGGCGAGGTGCGCCGGCGGCTGGGCTACATGCCCGAGCTCGACTGCCTGCCGCTGGAGATGACGGCCCGCGACCTGGTCGTGCACATGGCGGAGCTGCGCGGGCTGCCCCGCCGCGACGCCGTGCTGCGCGCGTCGGAGGTGCTGTTCCAGGTCGGCCTCGAGGAGGAGCGCTCGCGCCTGATCGGCACGTTCTCGACCGGCATGAAGCAGCGCACCAAGCTCGCCCAGGCGCTCGTGCACGCGCCGGAGCTCGTGGTGCTCGACGAGCCCACCAACGGCCTCGACCCGTCGGGGCGCGACGAGATGCTGACCCTCGTGCGCCGCCTCTCGAGCGAGCTCGGCATCGCGGTGCTGATGTCGTCGCACGTGCTCGAGGACGTCACCCGCACCTGCGACGCGGTCGTCGCGCTGCGCGACGGGCGGGTGGTCACGGCGGGCCCCATCGCGGCGATGGCCGGCGCGGCGGGCGACGGGGTGATCGTGCGCGTGGCGGGCGACCTGGCGGCGCTCGAGCAGGCCCTCGTCCGCCGCGGCCTGCGCGCGGAGCGCCGCGACGGCGACGCCGTCGCCGTCGCCGGGCCCTCCGAGGAGGCGCTGCTCGACGGCGTCCGCGACGCGGTGGCCGAGGCCGGCGTGGCCCTGCGCGAGCTGCGCGGCGCCGGGCCGTCGCTGGAGGACGCCCTGGTGGAGGCGATCGGGTGA